One stretch of Thermoproteota archaeon DNA includes these proteins:
- a CDS encoding mRNA surveillance protein pelota yields the protein MIKKIIDENSISVIPEESDDLLILRRIIQKDDRVIADTTRVIKQEKEYSRPDRGEKVRIRIALNVEKVSLDNVLDRLRVHGVIIESNNESVPHGSHHSISIKPDEGITIFKKKWNQMEKKLLESKDQNVGFLLIAIDTADCGIGKLKGTHLQIMPNIYSGASGKRYKTNFNIEKFFEEVHSALLSLIKDNDTIIVFGPGETRKKFANYLEKKFSKKKFQIKIVDGIDSGGEDGIYTFTKSPVMKEILSNSKLAIVSTIIDEIMYMANKKSQKFTMGFSETKEAGDIGAIESLIFSDKIIQTENEDKIIQFLNDIESKGAKVFSVDSSTDVGLRVDGLGGIIATLRYSVSKG from the coding sequence ATGATTAAAAAAATTATTGATGAAAATTCAATTTCGGTTATTCCCGAAGAATCAGATGATTTGTTGATTTTGCGTCGTATAATTCAAAAAGATGATAGAGTTATTGCAGATACAACGAGAGTAATAAAACAAGAAAAAGAATACTCTAGGCCAGATAGAGGAGAAAAAGTTAGAATTAGAATTGCATTAAATGTTGAAAAAGTTTCTTTAGATAATGTCCTTGATAGGTTACGAGTTCATGGAGTAATTATTGAATCAAATAATGAATCAGTTCCTCATGGTTCACATCATTCTATTTCAATAAAACCTGATGAAGGAATTACTATTTTCAAGAAAAAATGGAATCAGATGGAAAAAAAACTTTTAGAATCAAAAGATCAGAATGTTGGATTCTTACTAATTGCAATTGATACTGCAGATTGTGGAATAGGAAAACTAAAAGGAACTCATTTACAGATAATGCCAAATATTTACTCAGGTGCAAGTGGGAAAAGATACAAAACAAATTTCAATATAGAAAAATTTTTTGAAGAAGTACATAGTGCATTATTATCACTAATTAAAGACAATGATACAATAATTGTTTTTGGGCCTGGTGAAACTAGGAAGAAATTTGCAAATTATTTAGAAAAGAAATTCTCAAAGAAGAAATTTCAGATTAAAATTGTTGATGGGATTGATTCGGGAGGTGAAGATGGTATCTACACCTTTACTAAGTCACCGGTAATGAAAGAAATTCTCTCAAATAGTAAGCTAGCAATTGTTTCTACAATAATTGATGAGATAATGTACATGGCAAATAAAAAAAGTCAAAAATTTACGATGGGTTTTAGTGAAACAAAAGAGGCAGGAGATATTGGTGCAATTGAGTCATTAATTTTTTCTGATAAAATCATTCAGACAGAAAATGAAGACAAAATCATTCAATTTTTAAATGATATTGAGAGTAAAGGTGCCAAAGTTTTCAGCGTGGATTCATCAACAGATGTAGGATTACGTGTTGATGGACTTGGCGGAATAATTGCAACATTACGTTATTCAGTTTCTAAAGGGTAG
- a CDS encoding TrmB family transcriptional regulator, with protein MSISDKTRKSLEKIGLTSYEIRTFSSLLKDGELTASDLSQKSGVPYSKIYEVLGTLEDKGWIGSDDSRPTKYFPKSPKTGLETTKQKMEIDFAANQSIILNELVPLYEKSGTSERPDIWVLSGTVNIAAKILEMVESCRSEVMIALPEAGQALVKQALPKLRSLHDRGVKITILTSDKMDKESLKAITRVATVKVKKGLFGGGIISDKRYVVILLGPEIGSTNAETVAIWADHAGLAGFAREYFEYLLKDSKKS; from the coding sequence ATGAGCATTTCTGATAAGACACGAAAATCACTAGAAAAAATAGGTTTGACTAGTTATGAAATTAGGACTTTTTCCTCCCTTCTCAAAGACGGAGAATTAACTGCGTCTGATCTTAGTCAAAAATCAGGAGTGCCATATTCAAAGATCTACGAAGTGTTAGGAACACTTGAGGATAAAGGATGGATTGGCTCTGATGACTCTCGTCCAACAAAATATTTCCCAAAATCTCCAAAGACCGGCTTAGAGACCACAAAGCAAAAAATGGAGATAGACTTTGCAGCAAACCAGAGTATTATTTTAAATGAACTTGTTCCACTCTATGAAAAAAGTGGTACTAGTGAAAGGCCTGACATTTGGGTCTTATCAGGTACCGTAAACATTGCAGCAAAAATCTTGGAAATGGTAGAATCTTGCAGAAGTGAAGTCATGATTGCTCTCCCTGAGGCAGGTCAGGCCTTAGTAAAGCAGGCATTACCAAAATTACGATCATTGCATGATAGGGGTGTAAAAATAACAATTCTAACATCAGATAAGATGGATAAAGAGTCACTAAAAGCAATCACTAGAGTAGCCACAGTAAAAGTGAAAAAAGGTCTTTTTGGAGGAGGTATTATCTCTGATAAACGCTATGTAGTAATTTTGTTAGGACCTGAAATTGGAAGTACAAATGCTGAAACAGTCGCAATATGGGCAGATCATGCTGGATTAGCAGGATTTGCAAGGGAATACTTTGAATATTTATTAAAAGATTCAAAGAAGTCATAG
- a CDS encoding acylphosphatase, translating into MSKQRVRIFVTGKVQGVFFRQALKVMSKKNNVFGWVRNLKDGRVEAVLEGEDVDVSHVVEWCHAGPANARVEDIDIKNEKFSGEFKKFEVLY; encoded by the coding sequence ATGTCTAAACAACGTGTTCGAATCTTTGTAACTGGTAAAGTACAAGGAGTATTTTTTAGACAAGCACTCAAAGTAATGTCTAAAAAAAATAATGTATTTGGATGGGTTCGAAATCTAAAGGATGGACGTGTTGAGGCAGTTTTAGAAGGAGAAGATGTTGACGTTAGTCATGTAGTTGAATGGTGTCATGCTGGACCTGCAAACGCAAGAGTTGAAGACATAGATATAAAAAATGAAAAATTTTCTGGAGAATTCAAAAAATTTGAAGTTTTGTATTAA
- a CDS encoding PDZ domain-containing protein produces the protein MAWVVIVLVAKGLKLEKHGFEIKAYSLVYKNKGVQSVLTKMLSRTRRGIRVFADVSVISGFIMMGFAFWFLLSNISKFFVAPTEFAEVTVLIPGITLTSSASITYFLLSIPIVLVIHEGAHGIVATLEKIKIKTGGFAIFIAMFAGFVEPDEEEFDKAKKISKLRVIGAGATSNVIFALVLGAILLTNPLFAIVLPEPILGAFYDAPEGVMVLSLIDGLGAEKAGIQPNDIITAINDQRILTPIDFQNIELKSGETVTVSVLRDGNELQIPVEIMPSPEDPERGLIGIMRDNSFAYKPVYNFIEWNNPQLSMFLLWLWMISFFIGIINMLPLPILDGGKFIHSIIDKKISDKSVNIMMWSIYGFTFILFGLNIGLSYFKSGWFTI, from the coding sequence TTGGCTTGGGTAGTAATCGTACTTGTAGCAAAAGGGCTCAAACTCGAAAAGCATGGGTTTGAGATAAAGGCTTACAGTCTGGTGTATAAGAACAAAGGTGTCCAATCCGTGCTTACAAAAATGCTCTCGCGAACTAGGAGAGGCATTCGTGTGTTTGCAGATGTTAGTGTCATTTCAGGTTTTATTATGATGGGCTTTGCATTCTGGTTTTTGTTATCAAATATTTCAAAATTTTTTGTTGCTCCAACAGAATTTGCTGAAGTTACGGTTTTAATTCCAGGAATTACATTAACTTCTTCAGCTTCTATTACTTACTTTTTGTTATCAATTCCAATAGTTCTTGTAATTCATGAAGGAGCTCATGGAATTGTAGCTACGCTTGAGAAGATTAAGATCAAAACTGGTGGCTTTGCAATATTCATTGCAATGTTTGCTGGATTCGTAGAACCAGATGAGGAAGAATTCGATAAGGCAAAAAAGATTTCAAAACTACGAGTAATTGGAGCAGGTGCTACTTCTAATGTTATTTTTGCACTTGTTTTAGGAGCAATTTTACTAACGAATCCGCTCTTTGCAATTGTACTTCCAGAACCAATCCTTGGTGCATTTTATGATGCTCCTGAAGGTGTTATGGTACTATCTTTAATCGATGGACTTGGAGCAGAGAAGGCAGGGATACAACCCAATGATATCATAACTGCCATAAATGACCAGAGAATTTTGACGCCGATAGATTTTCAGAATATTGAATTAAAGTCAGGTGAAACAGTTACTGTAAGCGTTCTAAGAGATGGAAATGAACTACAGATTCCAGTAGAAATAATGCCATCACCTGAAGATCCTGAAAGAGGATTAATCGGAATAATGAGAGATAATTCTTTTGCGTATAAACCAGTCTACAATTTTATTGAATGGAATAATCCACAACTTTCCATGTTTCTACTATGGCTTTGGATGATCTCATTTTTTATTGGTATTATCAATATGTTGCCTCTACCAATTTTAGATGGAGGTAAATTCATTCACAGTATTATTGATAAAAAAATTTCTGATAAATCAGTGAACATCATGATGTGGTCAATCTATGGATTTACATTTATTCTATTTGGGCTAAACATTGGCTTGTCATATTTTAAATCAGGTTGGTTTACAATATAA
- a CDS encoding metal-dependent transcriptional regulator, whose protein sequence is MDSLDQEVLFVGTAEAEHVEMYLKAIWHIKERGEDVKISSIAKMLNVRQPSVVQMLKKLNEQKLVNYNKAGVTLTQEGERIGSVMMRNSRLLEVLMDSALKIEIDEEMVCGVEHHMNKQFTNALCTMLKHPRKCPHDHEIPMGECCKQNNEE, encoded by the coding sequence ATGGATTCATTGGATCAGGAAGTTCTTTTTGTTGGAACTGCTGAAGCAGAGCATGTTGAGATGTATCTCAAAGCAATCTGGCATATCAAAGAACGTGGAGAGGACGTCAAGATTAGCTCAATTGCAAAGATGCTCAATGTAAGACAACCAAGTGTGGTTCAAATGCTCAAAAAGCTCAATGAACAAAAATTAGTCAATTATAACAAAGCAGGAGTAACATTAACCCAAGAGGGAGAAAGGATAGGATCCGTAATGATGAGAAATAGTAGACTCCTTGAAGTTTTGATGGACAGTGCACTAAAAATAGAAATTGATGAAGAGATGGTTTGCGGAGTAGAGCATCATATGAATAAACAATTTACAAATGCATTATGTACCATGCTAAAACACCCTAGAAAGTGTCCTCATGACCATGAAATTCCAATGGGTGAATGTTGTAAACAAAACAATGAAGAATAA
- a CDS encoding 50S ribosomal protein L2 yields the protein MGKRPLVRRRGRGGMQFRATVTGKVARSKYPSFTLSEQHEGKVIDLVHERGRDAPLAKIRFEDGSVSFVPAVLGTKVGDTLEFGLKSKIQDGNVISIQNIPDGTIVCNLEKQFGDGGSIVKSAGTNATIFSHNEEGVTVKLPSGKFATFNPKNRAMIGTLSGGGTSERPFMSAGRKWRNFRSRGRKYPIVRGVAQAAYVHPHGGGRHQHVGQSSTVSRDAPPGAKVGSIAARKTGRARIKERK from the coding sequence TTGGGAAAACGACCATTAGTTAGAAGACGTGGCCGCGGAGGCATGCAGTTTAGGGCTACAGTAACTGGTAAAGTAGCTCGCTCCAAATATCCAAGTTTTACATTATCTGAGCAACATGAGGGAAAAGTCATTGATCTCGTACATGAGCGAGGAAGAGATGCACCTTTAGCAAAAATTCGATTTGAAGACGGATCTGTCTCTTTTGTACCTGCGGTTCTTGGTACTAAAGTAGGCGATACTCTAGAATTTGGTTTAAAATCAAAAATTCAAGACGGTAATGTAATTAGTATTCAAAACATTCCTGATGGAACCATTGTATGTAATTTAGAAAAACAATTTGGTGATGGTGGAAGTATTGTAAAATCAGCTGGAACTAACGCAACAATTTTCTCACATAATGAGGAAGGAGTTACTGTAAAACTCCCATCTGGAAAATTTGCAACATTTAATCCTAAAAATAGAGCCATGATTGGTACTCTCTCAGGCGGAGGTACTAGCGAACGACCATTTATGAGTGCTGGTAGAAAATGGAGAAATTTCAGATCAAGAGGAAGAAAATATCCTATTGTCAGGGGTGTTGCTCAAGCAGCATATGTTCATCCTCACGGTGGTGGAAGACATCAACATGTTGGACAAAGCTCTACTGTATCTCGTGATGCCCCGCCCGGAGCCAAAGTTGGTAGCATTGCTGCTAGAAAAACTGGACGAGCAAGAATTAAGGAACGAAAGTAA
- a CDS encoding YjbQ family protein, whose product MKSLTEYLTFNTKRRISFLNITQDIEKLVYKSKIREGLCLVNAMHITASVFINDNESGLHSDYEKWLEGLAPHEPISQYKHNDTGEDNADAHLKRQVMGREVVVAITDGKLDFGPWEQIFYGEFDGKRQKRVLVKIIGE is encoded by the coding sequence TTGAAATCACTTACTGAATATTTGACATTTAATACAAAAAGAAGGATCTCTTTTCTTAACATCACACAAGACATAGAAAAATTAGTTTACAAAAGTAAAATTCGTGAGGGTTTGTGTCTTGTGAATGCCATGCATATTACTGCTAGTGTCTTTATCAATGATAATGAATCTGGATTACATAGTGATTATGAAAAATGGTTAGAAGGATTGGCTCCTCACGAACCAATTTCACAATACAAACATAATGATACTGGTGAAGATAATGCTGATGCTCATCTAAAGAGACAAGTTATGGGCAGGGAAGTTGTAGTTGCAATCACAGATGGCAAGCTAGACTTTGGTCCATGGGAGCAGATCTTTTATGGTGAATTTGATGGAAAAAGGCAAAAACGTGTTTTAGTAAAAATAATAGGCGAATGA
- a CDS encoding AAA family ATPase, with protein MSQNSLSLKVLEAYTRDVGRGVARIDYDSMDTLNASTGDVIEIKGKRRTVAKCLPLYPSDEGKGIIRIDGLGRNNSGIAIGDTITVRKIKAVAAEKVVVAPLEAIPPIDERYLADALESVPLIKGDNVMVPYFGGRLTFQVIGVTPAADAVLVTQKTVFHIAEKGETLRGVPQVTYEDIGGLTDEIKKVREMIELPLRHPEIFEKLGIEAPKGVLLYGPPGTGKTLLAKAVANESNAHFISISGPEIMSKFYGESEARLREIFKEAREKAPSIIFVDEIDSIAPKREEVTGEVERRVVSQMLSLMDGLEARGKVIVISATNRPNAIDPALRRPGRFDREIEIKVPDKKGRKDILAIHTRNMPLSDDVDADKVAAVSHGYVGADLEYLCKEAAMKCLRRLLPELNLEDEKIPPETLDKLIVNSEDFQKALIEVTPSGMREVFIENPDVKWEEVGGLEEVKRELQEAVEWPMKYPSLYDKLGHRMPRGILLHGPSGTGKTLLAKAVATQSEANFVSVRGPELLSKWVGESERGIREIFRRARQASPCVIFFDEIDSIAPIRGAGGETAVTERVVSQLLTELDGMENMHGVVVLAATNRADMIDPALLRPGRFDKIIQIPLPDKESRKRILEINTAKIPAVTEVSDPEHVDLDKISELTDGMSGADVASIANTAVSLVIHEYLDSHPDAIQVEKSSDEARVTMRHFEEAVKKVREQKDLKIGQKVVASYYR; from the coding sequence ATGAGTCAGAATTCTCTTTCGTTAAAAGTTTTAGAGGCATATACTAGAGATGTTGGAAGAGGAGTAGCCAGAATAGATTATGACTCAATGGATACACTAAATGCTTCTACTGGAGATGTTATTGAGATCAAAGGAAAAAGAAGAACAGTAGCAAAATGTCTTCCATTATATCCCTCTGATGAAGGGAAAGGAATTATCAGAATTGATGGATTAGGTCGAAATAATTCTGGTATTGCCATTGGAGATACTATTACTGTGAGAAAAATCAAAGCGGTCGCTGCAGAAAAAGTTGTAGTAGCCCCACTTGAAGCAATACCTCCAATTGATGAGAGATATCTTGCAGATGCATTAGAAAGTGTTCCATTAATCAAAGGAGATAATGTTATGGTTCCATATTTTGGTGGAAGATTAACCTTTCAAGTTATTGGTGTTACCCCTGCAGCAGATGCAGTTTTAGTTACACAAAAAACAGTTTTCCATATTGCAGAAAAGGGAGAGACTCTTCGTGGTGTACCGCAAGTAACATACGAAGACATTGGTGGATTAACAGATGAAATAAAGAAAGTTAGGGAAATGATCGAGTTACCATTACGTCATCCAGAAATTTTTGAAAAACTTGGTATTGAAGCTCCAAAAGGTGTGTTACTTTATGGTCCACCAGGAACTGGAAAGACTTTACTTGCAAAAGCAGTTGCAAATGAAAGTAATGCTCATTTCATAAGTATCTCAGGTCCAGAAATCATGAGCAAGTTCTATGGAGAAAGTGAAGCTAGACTAAGAGAAATTTTCAAAGAGGCAAGAGAAAAAGCTCCATCAATAATTTTTGTAGATGAGATCGATTCCATAGCTCCAAAACGAGAAGAAGTTACAGGAGAGGTTGAACGACGAGTTGTTTCACAGATGTTATCATTAATGGACGGTTTAGAAGCTAGGGGAAAAGTTATTGTCATCTCTGCTACCAATAGACCCAATGCAATTGATCCAGCATTAAGAAGACCAGGTAGATTTGATAGAGAAATAGAAATTAAAGTACCGGATAAGAAAGGACGAAAAGATATTCTTGCAATTCATACAAGAAACATGCCATTATCAGATGATGTTGATGCCGACAAGGTTGCAGCTGTTAGTCATGGGTATGTAGGAGCAGATTTGGAATATCTCTGTAAAGAAGCAGCGATGAAATGCCTCAGAAGATTATTGCCAGAACTAAACCTCGAGGATGAAAAAATTCCCCCTGAAACTTTGGATAAATTAATTGTCAATTCAGAGGATTTCCAAAAAGCCTTGATTGAAGTTACTCCTTCAGGCATGAGGGAGGTGTTTATTGAAAATCCAGATGTAAAATGGGAAGAAGTGGGAGGATTAGAAGAAGTAAAAAGAGAATTACAAGAAGCTGTTGAATGGCCAATGAAATATCCATCATTATATGATAAACTAGGTCATAGAATGCCTAGAGGAATTTTATTGCACGGTCCAAGTGGAACTGGAAAGACTTTACTTGCAAAAGCAGTTGCAACTCAAAGTGAAGCTAACTTTGTATCAGTAAGGGGTCCCGAACTATTATCAAAATGGGTTGGTGAATCAGAAAGAGGTATAAGAGAAATTTTTAGAAGAGCACGTCAAGCTTCTCCATGTGTAATATTCTTTGATGAAATAGACTCCATTGCTCCTATAAGAGGTGCAGGAGGCGAGACTGCCGTTACTGAAAGAGTAGTAAGCCAATTACTAACAGAATTAGACGGTATGGAAAATATGCATGGAGTTGTCGTGTTAGCAGCAACAAATCGTGCAGACATGATTGATCCAGCATTATTACGACCAGGAAGATTTGACAAAATTATACAAATTCCACTTCCAGATAAAGAGAGTAGAAAGAGAATTCTTGAAATAAACACTGCAAAGATTCCAGCTGTTACCGAAGTTAGCGATCCGGAACATGTTGATCTAGATAAGATTTCTGAATTAACTGATGGAATGAGTGGAGCAGATGTAGCATCAATTGCAAATACCGCAGTATCATTAGTAATTCATGAATACTTGGATAGTCATCCAGATGCAATTCAGGTAGAAAAGAGTTCAGACGAAGCCAGAGTTACCATGAGACATTTCGAAGAAGCAGTTAAGAAAGTAAGAGAACAAAAAGACCTAAAGATTGGTCAAAAAGTTGTTGCCTCATATTATAGGTAG
- a CDS encoding radical SAM protein, with translation MILDAEVFERNGRVYMTKTCPTHGECEELYFGSYEMYKKFSTYWMDGKGAHAPNVMIDKCSCPNNCGLCSNHLSHSGLANMIVTNRCDLTCWYCFFYVKKGLEGAYMYEPSQDQVRAMMKTLRSERPIPGNSMQITGGEPMLREDIADVIKIMKEEGVEHVQMNTNGIRHAMDPEAAREVRLAGCNNLYLSFDGVTARTNPKNHWEIPYALDSCRKTGTTVVFVPTVIKSINDHELGGIIRYAQKNMDVVHAVNFQPVSLTGRMGKQEREKYRITIPDCIQRIEEQTNGDVTVDDWFPVPSCMPLTNVIEAFSSKPKYELSIHFACGAGTYIFEDAETKKFVPLTRFCDIQGMLELFEDKAEEIRSGKNKYFTMLEVVRKLKGFVDTKKQPAGLDLAKMFGNILMKRSFDSVGSWHVKGLFLGMMHFQDKYNEDLERLQRCDIHYVTPDLRIIPFCAFNVIPEWYRDRIQKKYSITVEEWEQREGVKLEDGLYRGLMRRGAGDELAAGCAKSQMFHEASQAVM, from the coding sequence ATGATATTAGATGCCGAAGTCTTTGAGAGAAATGGCAGAGTCTACATGACAAAGACTTGCCCTACGCACGGTGAATGTGAGGAGCTTTACTTTGGTTCTTATGAGATGTACAAGAAATTTAGTACTTATTGGATGGATGGCAAAGGTGCCCATGCTCCAAATGTTATGATTGACAAGTGTTCATGTCCAAATAACTGTGGATTGTGTTCAAACCATCTTTCACACAGTGGATTAGCAAACATGATAGTTACTAATAGATGTGATCTCACATGCTGGTACTGCTTCTTCTATGTAAAGAAAGGGCTAGAAGGCGCTTACATGTATGAGCCATCACAAGATCAAGTAAGAGCAATGATGAAGACTCTACGCTCTGAAAGACCAATTCCAGGCAACTCTATGCAAATTACTGGTGGTGAACCAATGTTGCGAGAGGATATCGCTGATGTTATCAAAATTATGAAAGAAGAAGGAGTTGAACATGTCCAAATGAATACCAATGGTATCCGACATGCAATGGATCCTGAAGCTGCTCGTGAAGTAAGACTAGCAGGATGTAACAATCTTTACTTAAGCTTTGACGGTGTAACTGCAAGAACAAACCCAAAGAATCATTGGGAAATTCCTTATGCTCTTGATAGCTGCAGAAAAACAGGTACAACAGTAGTATTTGTTCCAACTGTCATCAAATCAATTAATGACCATGAATTAGGCGGTATTATCCGATATGCACAAAAGAACATGGATGTAGTTCACGCAGTAAATTTCCAACCAGTTTCCTTGACAGGAAGAATGGGTAAGCAAGAGCGTGAAAAATATAGAATTACCATTCCAGATTGTATTCAAAGAATTGAAGAGCAAACAAACGGTGATGTAACAGTTGATGACTGGTTCCCAGTTCCAAGTTGCATGCCATTAACAAACGTAATTGAAGCATTTTCTAGTAAACCAAAGTATGAATTATCAATCCACTTTGCATGTGGTGCAGGAACATACATCTTTGAGGATGCTGAAACCAAGAAATTCGTCCCACTAACAAGATTCTGTGATATTCAAGGTATGCTAGAATTATTTGAGGATAAAGCAGAAGAGATTCGTTCTGGTAAAAACAAGTACTTTACAATGCTTGAAGTTGTCAGAAAACTCAAAGGTTTTGTTGATACAAAGAAACAACCCGCAGGCTTGGATCTTGCAAAGATGTTTGGTAACATACTCATGAAGAGATCATTTGATTCTGTTGGCTCTTGGCATGTCAAGGGATTATTCCTTGGTATGATGCACTTCCAAGACAAATACAATGAAGACCTAGAGAGACTACAAAGATGTGACATTCATTATGTAACCCCAGATCTTAGAATCATTCCATTCTGTGCATTCAATGTAATTCCAGAATGGTACAGAGACAGAATCCAAAAGAAATATTCTATTACTGTAGAAGAATGGGAACAAAGAGAAGGCGTTAAGCTAGAAGACGGTCTTTACAGAGGTCTAATGAGACGTGGAGCAGGCGATGAACTTGCTGCAGGTTGTGCAAAAAGCCAGATGTTTCATGAAGCATCACAGGCAGTAATGTAG
- a CDS encoding TIGR00269 family protein: MKCDRCDNKAVYSRKYSGENFCSDCFSNAILRKTAKTISKYKMIKNNELVCVGVSGGKDSLALLHILNQMSKTHNFRIKAVTIDEGIPGYRNEALEIVEKFCSKLEVDHTVYSYENLFDLTLDDALSQRENEKTSSCSICGILRRRALDYAAKQNNADVIATGHNLDDILQTFLINMISGDTNKIGWMNPDTSNNTLRKIKPFCEIYESEIVFYAFTNELPFQSEPCPHMNEGIRTEIREFLNSLEGQRSGIKNNLFNSILKISQVVKDANYKEKTICSKCGKECTGKICSVCQMVLRLKDNQT; this comes from the coding sequence ATGAAATGCGATAGGTGTGATAATAAGGCAGTTTATTCAAGAAAATATTCTGGAGAGAATTTTTGTTCAGATTGTTTTTCAAATGCTATTTTACGTAAAACTGCAAAAACCATTTCTAAGTATAAAATGATAAAAAATAACGAATTAGTATGTGTAGGTGTATCAGGAGGAAAAGATTCCCTTGCATTATTACACATATTGAATCAAATGTCAAAGACGCATAACTTTAGAATTAAAGCTGTTACTATCGATGAAGGAATTCCAGGATATAGAAATGAAGCTTTAGAAATTGTTGAAAAATTTTGTTCAAAACTTGAAGTTGATCATACTGTTTATTCTTATGAAAATCTTTTTGATTTAACATTAGATGATGCTTTATCACAAAGAGAAAATGAAAAGACATCCTCATGTTCGATTTGTGGAATACTACGTAGGAGAGCACTTGACTATGCTGCAAAACAAAACAATGCAGATGTAATTGCAACAGGCCATAATTTGGATGACATATTACAGACATTTTTAATTAACATGATATCAGGCGATACCAACAAAATCGGCTGGATGAATCCAGATACATCAAATAATACATTACGAAAAATCAAACCATTTTGTGAGATATACGAATCTGAGATTGTATTTTATGCATTTACAAATGAATTGCCTTTCCAATCAGAACCATGCCCACACATGAATGAAGGAATTAGAACCGAAATACGCGAATTTCTAAATTCCTTAGAAGGACAACGTAGTGGAATAAAAAATAATTTGTTTAATTCAATTCTAAAGATTTCTCAAGTAGTGAAAGATGCGAACTACAAAGAGAAAACAATATGCTCAAAATGTGGGAAAGAATGTACTGGAAAAATTTGTTCTGTATGTCAAATGGTATTACGATTGAAAGATAATCAAACCTAA
- a CDS encoding divalent-cation tolerance protein CutA codes for MNPVIIISTYPNKRIITKIANQLVKEKIVACVNISKISSIYSWNNKIENTSEYLALFKTTQKNKKKLKEKIQKTHPYDVPEIAEINLNSINKSYLKWVVGSTL; via the coding sequence GTGAATCCAGTCATAATAATTTCAACATATCCCAATAAAAGAATAATCACCAAAATCGCAAATCAATTAGTTAAAGAAAAAATTGTAGCCTGTGTAAACATTTCTAAAATCTCATCGATTTATTCTTGGAATAATAAAATAGAAAATACTTCTGAATACCTTGCATTATTCAAAACCACACAAAAAAATAAGAAAAAACTCAAAGAAAAAATCCAAAAAACACATCCATATGATGTTCCTGAAATAGCTGAGATTAATTTGAATTCAATTAACAAATCATATCTAAAATGGGTAGTCGGTTCTACCCTTTAG